The genomic DNA AAGCCCTGCACCCATTTGGTGCTCGAAGACTCGCTCTCTCCCGCCCCAGAGGGGCGGGGTATTAAATCCTTTGTTACGACTTCGACTCGGACGCTGTGTACAATCGGAATTGTCCACGCGCTCCTCGCTTGTCGTAATAAACGAGTCTTTTTTTGGTGTATAATGGGGCCATCATGACAGAGGTTACGGCGGAACAAAAAACGTATTTCTCCTCAAAAAATTTTCTTACAATTTCCATTGCCCTGCTGTTAATCGGCCTGTCTTTTGGCGTCTATGGTTTTTATAAGGGAATGAAAGCCGATACAAATCTTATATCGGCAAATGTATGCACCCGCATAGTCACTCTCCGACAGAATGCCGCTTCTCCGATCGAGTATCACGAAGAACCCGCCGGGAAAGTTGATTTTTCAGACGCACCCGAGGCTGCAATGTTTTATACAAAAATTACCGAAGCGCTTGCCGCGGGTCCGGGTTTCGCCGGACATTTTGCAATTGCCACGTGGGGTTGCGGAACAAGTTGCCAAGACCATGCCATTGTTGATGTCAAAACGGGACGCATCGTCGCATACGGGCTTCCCTCGGAACTCGGTATTTCATTTGCGCTCAATAGCCGCATACTTGTCACCAACCCGGCATCTTCGTTACCTCGTCCGAATGAAATAAACGCAACCACGGAAGAAGACCTTGCGCAGTCCTTTGCCCGCATTCCCCGGGAATACTATGAACTGGTGGAAGACGACGGTGCAACATATCTTTCAAAAATTTGCGTTGAGAGCGCCTCGGAAGGAGTGTACCATCTCAAATGAGGCTCTCTTTTTTGGTGATATAATCACAGTGATGAACCAATCAAAAACGGAAGGAATATTTGCCATCATTGCGTCTTTACTCGTCTTGTTTACCGCAATGGTGGAACCGTTAACGGCGGCGATTTTGTCCGGTGCCGCGCTCGGTCTTTTCGGTATATACGAATTGAGTAAGAAAAACTAAATTCGCATGGAGGCAAAAAATACTTCCCAAACTTTTTCAACAATTCTCGTACTCCTTCTCATAGTCGGAGGGGCGGTGTATTTTTTTCTTTCCCGCGGAGGATTACCCGCATCGCTAAGCGACGTGAAGACCTATATTTCCGACACATTCGGTTTCAGTTTTTCTTATCCAACAAAATATTTTCTTGAAGAGAAAGAAGTGGGAAATGGGGAACGATACCACTACACGATAATCCTTACCGAGGACACGGAAGAAAATCGTCTTGTGCGGGAGGGATTAGCCCCCGGAAGGGAAGGCCCGATAGCGATTACATTTGATGCGTACCAGAACGACATTGACGCGCGTACACTTCAGCAATGGATTGAAGGTACGAACGATTCAAACTATAAATTGGCGAAAGGCCCTTATGTTGCGACATCCGTAGGCGGGAAAACAGCCGTTACCTACGAGTGGTCAGGCTTATACGAAGCCCGTACTGTTGCCGTTTTGCTTGATACCGTTATTTTCTCGATAACAGTCACATATATTTCTCCCGAAGACGAGATACTCAAAGATTTTTCCGGCATTCTGGAAACGGTGCAATTCGTACGATAGGTCCCGTCTTTTGACTAGGCTTTAATTTTATTGTATTTTGTATTTAGGAAAAGATCTTTAACTTAAACACGCAAACAGGAGGTTCCCAATGCCACCGACCAACGCGAATGAATGTAACTCAGACAAGGAAGACCGGGCACATCTTTTTTCGAAAGAAGCAAGGCTGCAGGCGGAAAAACTCAACAGATTGACCGACCGGAAGAAGGTCCGGGACGGCATGCGTCTGTTGGTGCGTGCGGTTGCGACATATTACTTCTGTATGGTATGTCCGAAAGACATATCTTTCATCAGCCTCGCAAAGGCCGGTTTTCGGGGACGCGACAAGGCTCTTGAGAAATTTGACCCTGCTCAGGGCTGTGCGTTCGGAAGGTACCTCATGTGGCATATTCACTTTGAGGTAAAAGAAGTACTGTACGCTGCCGGAATATTGGTTCGTGTGCGTGTCCACGAACACGGGAGGCATCCCCACCTTATTCCCTTTTCCCCGTGAATAGGAATTTCCGGGCAAAGCCGCTCTTTACAAAGGGCGGCTTTTTCATTGCGAAAATTCGGTCAAAAAAAGAGGTGTACAATGAAAGCATGGAACCGCTCGCGTCACAAATACGGCCCAAAAATCTTTCCGAGTTCGTGGGGCAAGAGCACCTTGTCGGAGAAAATAAACCTCTGCGTGTTGCCGTTGAGGACAAGCATTTATTCTCCTTCGTCCTGTGGGGACCTCCTGGTTCGGGAAAAACAACACTTGCACGCATATATGCAAAAAATCTTGACGCGGATTTGTATGAACTGTCGGCGGTATCGGCCGGCAAAGACGACATCAGAAATATTCTGAAACTTTCAAAGGAAAGCACTAAACCACAGGTGGTTATGATTATCACGGATAAGAAAAAACAAACCCGTGAAGAAATCGGCAAATTTTCCTCCCCAAAGCCAAAAGTTCTTTTTCTCGATGAAATTCATCGTTTCAATAAAAGTCAGCAGGACTTTCTGTTGCCGTACGTCGAACGCGGGGAACTGACACTTATTGGTGCAACGACGGAAAACCCGAGTTTCGAAGTCATCCCGGCCCTGTTGTCCCGATGCCGCGTGTTTACGCTTCAGGAGCTTTCCGAATCCGATATGGGGAAAATCATTTCACGAACGGGGATGAAAATGGACACAAAATCGAAAGAATGGCTCATCGCCATGGCAAACGGCGATGCGCGCCAAGCCGTAACTATGCTTGAAAATACGAAAAAATTTTACGGAAAAATCACCCTTGAAACTCTTAAAGAAACCCTTCAATCAAAATTTCTTCGCTATGACAAACACGGTGAGGAACACCACAATACGATAAGCGCGTTTATCAAAAGTATGCGCGCGGGGCAAGTGGATGCCGCCCTTTATTATCTTGCCCGCATGGTAGACAGCGGGGAGGACCCGAAATTTATCGCGCGACGCATGGTTATATTTGCGAGCGAAGATATCGGACAGGCCGCACCGACAGCTCTTGTTGTGGCAAACGAGGTATTCCGAGCGGTTGAAACCATCGGCTATCCGGAGTGCGCAATCAATCTCGCCCACGGGACCGTATATCTTGCAACGTCAAAAAAAGACAGGCGCGCGTACGAGGCTCTGCAAAAAGCGATGGGTGACGTAAAAGCCTTTGGCAACCTTCCCATTCCGCTTGAAGTCCGCAACGCTCCAACCGCTCTTATGAAAGATATGGGGTACGGAAAGGGATACGAGAAATATTCGAAAAAGAGTTTTCTTCCGGAGAAAATCAAGGACAAAAAATATTTTTTATAACGTTTGCGGCATCTCTGTCCATTGATTACAATTAAGTTAAGGAGTAAGTTCGTATGACTCGTGAACTTAAAAAATGCGGAAGTTGCGGCGGAAGCGGCGAATGCCGACATTGTCATGGCTCCGGCCACAACGATAATACCGGCAAAAACTGCACTTGGTGCGGAGGGAACGGCAGTTGCGCGGTTTGTGACGGTTCGGGAGAAATTGAAGTTGAATCCTGATTTTTATAACCATGCCTTTATTTATTCCAATTTTACTGGGAACGGCGCGTGACAACCGGCTATCCGCGCACGTTGCCCGTTTTATGTTTGATGAGGCAAGAAAAGACGGACGATTCGAAACCGAAATTGCCGATATTTCGGAACTGCTTACACACCAAAAAACAATCCGACCGGAAGACATAAAAGAAAAAACAAGGTGGGGAAGCATTATGGGGCGCGCTGACGGTCTTATCGTCGTTTCTCCGGAATACAATCACAGTTTCCCGGGTGAGCTCAAACTTCTTTTGGATGAGTTGTACAAAGAGTATAATCAGAAACCCGTTGCCATATGTGGGGTTTCCGACGGCCCGGTAGGCGGAGCTCGCATGGTTCAATCCCTTCGGCTTGTAACCATTGCCCTCCAGATGACCCCAATTCGTAATGTGATTTATTTTACAAATGTCGACAAGTTGTTTGATCAAG from bacterium includes the following:
- a CDS encoding NAD(P)H-dependent oxidoreductase, which translates into the protein MPLFIPILLGTARDNRLSAHVARFMFDEARKDGRFETEIADISELLTHQKTIRPEDIKEKTRWGSIMGRADGLIVVSPEYNHSFPGELKLLLDELYKEYNQKPVAICGVSDGPVGGARMVQSLRLVTIALQMTPIRNVIYFTNVDKLFDQGGVITDASYMPKARALFDQIVWYAEALKVAREKR
- a CDS encoding replication-associated recombination protein A: MEPLASQIRPKNLSEFVGQEHLVGENKPLRVAVEDKHLFSFVLWGPPGSGKTTLARIYAKNLDADLYELSAVSAGKDDIRNILKLSKESTKPQVVMIITDKKKQTREEIGKFSSPKPKVLFLDEIHRFNKSQQDFLLPYVERGELTLIGATTENPSFEVIPALLSRCRVFTLQELSESDMGKIISRTGMKMDTKSKEWLIAMANGDARQAVTMLENTKKFYGKITLETLKETLQSKFLRYDKHGEEHHNTISAFIKSMRAGQVDAALYYLARMVDSGEDPKFIARRMVIFASEDIGQAAPTALVVANEVFRAVETIGYPECAINLAHGTVYLATSKKDRRAYEALQKAMGDVKAFGNLPIPLEVRNAPTALMKDMGYGKGYEKYSKKSFLPEKIKDKKYFL